One part of the Ralstonia pickettii genome encodes these proteins:
- a CDS encoding sugar dehydrogenase complex small subunit: MVPRSHDPDTPAGLTRRQWLQGTLALAAAGLAGSQVLRAVAQGPTESLDAFIALSQALTARPALDRGVGTRLLAALGKSSADFAAQLRPLAQALAVGSLSDAQQKTALQILEAWYLGVVDGNVVTYEQALMYSVVSDTLVMRTYCPNQPGFWAEPPVERQA; this comes from the coding sequence ATGGTCCCCCGTTCCCATGATCCCGACACCCCTGCCGGCTTGACGCGCCGCCAGTGGCTGCAGGGCACACTCGCGTTGGCCGCGGCCGGGCTGGCGGGCTCGCAGGTGCTGCGCGCGGTCGCCCAGGGCCCGACTGAATCGCTCGATGCATTCATCGCGTTGTCACAGGCGCTGACGGCCCGGCCCGCGCTGGATCGCGGCGTGGGCACGCGGTTGCTGGCGGCGCTTGGCAAATCGAGCGCCGACTTTGCCGCGCAATTGCGGCCGCTGGCGCAGGCGTTGGCAGTGGGCTCGCTTTCCGATGCGCAGCAGAAGACCGCGCTGCAGATTCTGGAAGCGTGGTACCTGGGTGTGGTCGACGGCAATGTCGTCACGTACGAGCAAGCGCTGATGTATAGCGTGGTTTCAGACACGCTCGTCATGCGCACGTATTGCCCCAACCAGCCCGGCTTCTGGGCCGAGCCCCCCGTCGAGAGGCAAGCCTGA
- the pdxH gene encoding pyridoxamine 5'-phosphate oxidase, whose translation MTSIADIRTDYARASLDIADVDANPLRQFRRWFDEALKAEIAEVNAMTLATVDPHGQPSARIVLLKNLDERGFTFFTNYASHKGEELAANPRAALLFHWIGLERQVRIQGIVEKVSDAESDAYYHSRPLGSRLGAWASEQSSEVPDRATLEAREAEYRQRFGDAPPRPPHWGGYRLLPERLEFWQGRPSRLHDRLEYRKHADGSWTIVRLAP comes from the coding sequence ATGACCTCCATTGCCGATATCCGTACCGATTACGCCCGCGCTTCGCTCGACATCGCCGACGTGGACGCCAACCCCCTGCGCCAGTTCCGCCGCTGGTTCGACGAGGCCCTGAAGGCCGAGATCGCTGAAGTCAACGCCATGACGCTCGCCACCGTCGACCCGCATGGCCAGCCCTCGGCCCGCATCGTTCTGCTCAAGAACCTGGACGAGCGCGGCTTCACCTTCTTCACGAACTACGCCAGCCACAAGGGCGAAGAACTGGCCGCCAATCCGCGCGCAGCGCTGCTGTTCCACTGGATCGGGCTGGAGCGGCAAGTGCGCATCCAGGGCATCGTCGAAAAAGTGAGCGACGCCGAAAGCGATGCCTATTACCACTCGCGCCCGCTCGGCTCCCGTCTGGGCGCCTGGGCCTCGGAGCAAAGCAGCGAAGTGCCCGATCGCGCCACGCTGGAAGCTCGCGAAGCCGAATACCGCCAGCGCTTTGGCGACGCCCCGCCGCGCCCGCCCCACTGGGGCGGCTACCGGCTGCTGCCCGAGCGGCTGGAATTCTGGCAAGGCCGCCCGTCGCGGCTGCACGATCGGCTGGAGTACCGCAAGCATGCCGACGGCAGCTGGACAATCGTCCGCCTCGCCCCGTAG